From the Flavimarina sp. Hel_I_48 genome, one window contains:
- a CDS encoding S8 family peptidase → MKKMMLAAVGAALFLNACDTPARLISIPVENVDNNPLKVAPLSENTEKAWSAKDLVKDTIPGMSVELAYAEFIKEGGVPVIVGVIDSGVDIEHEDLKNKIWTNTKEIPNNGKDDDKNGYVDDVHGWNFLGDVVEEQLEFSRIIQQYEPMYKGKSLSDIPKKEQETFKMYKSAREEYDKQYNELIEQKNQYDQIVEVVKAAHAEVSKKLGKEDYTVEDLEKMDASAPDAQRNKAILTQMLSYEPSIPEFLTMITEGLEDMNKRLETNFSLDANYRNVLGDNPDDLKDDNYGNNNVMGPDAEGALHGTHVAGIIAAQRDNNLGMNGVANDNIKIMVVRAVPDGDERDKDIALAFRYAVDNGAKVINTSFGKYFSTHPEWVYDAIKYAAKNDVLIVNAAGNDAVDLDGGKTIYPNDQLNNTEEFANNFITVGAINETYGGELVAPFSNYGKSNVDVFAPGMRIYSTVPGNEYKFLQGTSMASPEVAGVAAMLRSYYPQFSAAQVKEILMQSGVTTNTKVIVGGDAENIQNFSALSKSAKMVNMYNAFKMAQLSTQNQ, encoded by the coding sequence ATGAAAAAAATGATGTTAGCGGCCGTAGGTGCTGCGCTATTTTTAAATGCCTGTGATACACCGGCCAGACTGATTTCCATCCCGGTGGAAAATGTTGATAATAATCCATTAAAAGTTGCTCCGCTAAGCGAGAATACAGAAAAAGCCTGGAGCGCAAAAGACCTGGTAAAAGATACGATCCCGGGAATGAGCGTAGAGCTCGCCTATGCTGAATTTATTAAAGAAGGCGGCGTACCGGTCATTGTAGGTGTCATAGACAGTGGGGTGGATATTGAGCATGAAGATCTCAAGAACAAAATATGGACCAATACAAAGGAAATTCCAAACAATGGAAAAGATGATGACAAAAACGGTTATGTAGATGATGTTCACGGTTGGAATTTTCTGGGAGATGTAGTGGAAGAGCAATTGGAATTCAGCCGAATCATTCAGCAATATGAGCCTATGTACAAAGGAAAAAGCCTTTCTGATATTCCAAAAAAAGAACAGGAGACTTTTAAGATGTACAAAAGCGCCCGGGAAGAATATGATAAGCAGTACAACGAACTTATTGAGCAGAAAAACCAGTACGACCAGATCGTTGAGGTGGTGAAAGCAGCGCATGCAGAAGTAAGCAAAAAACTGGGCAAAGAAGATTATACCGTAGAAGACCTTGAAAAAATGGATGCTAGCGCGCCAGATGCGCAACGCAACAAGGCCATACTTACCCAAATGCTGAGTTATGAACCCAGCATACCAGAATTCCTGACCATGATCACCGAAGGTCTTGAAGACATGAACAAGCGTTTAGAGACTAATTTTAGCCTGGATGCCAATTACCGCAACGTTTTGGGTGATAATCCTGACGATTTGAAAGATGATAACTACGGTAATAACAATGTTATGGGCCCAGACGCAGAGGGTGCCCTTCATGGTACACACGTTGCAGGGATCATCGCTGCACAACGTGACAACAATTTAGGTATGAACGGTGTTGCTAATGACAATATTAAAATCATGGTAGTGCGTGCAGTACCAGACGGTGATGAGCGCGACAAGGACATAGCCCTTGCTTTTAGATACGCAGTAGATAATGGCGCAAAAGTGATCAATACCAGTTTCGGTAAGTACTTTTCAACACATCCAGAATGGGTTTATGATGCGATTAAATACGCAGCAAAAAATGATGTACTGATCGTAAATGCAGCTGGAAATGATGCTGTAGATCTGGACGGCGGAAAAACCATCTATCCCAATGACCAATTAAACAATACAGAAGAATTTGCAAATAATTTTATCACCGTGGGCGCAATCAATGAAACCTATGGTGGAGAGCTTGTTGCTCCGTTTTCGAATTATGGAAAATCAAATGTTGATGTTTTTGCACCAGGAATGCGTATTTATTCTACCGTTCCCGGAAATGAATACAAATTTTTGCAAGGTACATCTATGGCTTCGCCAGAAGTTGCTGGCGTAGCCGCAATGTTACGTTCCTATTATCCGCAGTTTTCCGCAGCGCAGGTAAAAGAAATTTTAATGCAAAGTGGGGTAACTACGAATACGAAAGTAATTGTAGGCGGGGATGCCGAAAATATCCAAAACTTCAGCGCGCTTTCTAAGTCTGCCAAAATGGTAAATATGTACAACGCCTTTAAAATGGCGCAACTTTCAACACAGAACCAATAA
- a CDS encoding M1 family metallopeptidase has protein sequence MKNILSTLSLLVVFASAMAQESSYWQQHVDYTMDVDMNVEDYNYTGTQKLVYTNNSPDTLNQVFYHLYFNAFQPGSEMDVRSRTIEDPDGRVKDRISKLSDTEMGFLKVNNLMQDGKELNYEVAGTVLEVKLSQPIMPGASTTFDMEFNGQVPVQIRRSGRNNEEGVALSMTQWYPKLAEYDVTGWHADPYIGREFYGVWGDFDVNITIDAAYTLGGTGYLQNPDEIGHGYDDKKMSKKKKKGKLTWHFKAPRVHDFAWAADPEFVHDMIDGENGVKLHFFYKNDPKLAENWKKLQPKTAELLAYYNEHVGPYPYEQYSVIQGGDGGMEYAMCTLITGDRKYGSLVGVTAHEMAHTWFQFLLASNETKNEWMDEGFTTYISTEAMNVIMDEKNPNPQSGNYDSYIRLANSGIEQPQSTNADRYARNAAYGASAYSKGAVFLAQLGYIMGKENLDEMIHKYFHDYKFKHPNPENVIRTAEKVSGMQLDWYLTDWTQTTNTIDYAIKEVKDAGEGKTEITLERKGLMPMPIDLYTVAKDSTQQSYYIPLRMMRAEKPNPFSNIERTVEEDWPWAMPTYTFTIDTPFADLKEIMIDAEQHMADVDRDNNGWSSPK, from the coding sequence ATGAAGAATATTTTAAGCACTTTAAGTCTTTTAGTTGTCTTTGCTTCGGCAATGGCTCAAGAAAGTTCCTACTGGCAACAGCACGTAGACTACACGATGGATGTAGATATGAATGTGGAGGATTACAACTATACCGGTACGCAAAAACTGGTATATACCAATAATTCACCAGACACCTTAAATCAGGTGTTTTATCACCTGTATTTTAACGCTTTCCAACCCGGCAGCGAGATGGATGTACGTTCTCGTACGATCGAGGATCCAGATGGACGCGTCAAAGATCGTATCTCAAAACTGAGCGATACGGAAATGGGATTTCTCAAAGTCAATAATCTTATGCAGGACGGCAAAGAGCTAAACTATGAGGTAGCGGGTACCGTACTTGAAGTTAAACTGTCGCAACCTATCATGCCGGGAGCGAGTACCACCTTTGATATGGAATTCAACGGACAGGTTCCCGTCCAGATTCGACGTAGCGGTCGCAATAACGAAGAAGGTGTCGCGCTTTCCATGACCCAGTGGTATCCTAAATTAGCCGAATATGATGTGACCGGCTGGCACGCAGATCCTTATATAGGTAGGGAGTTTTATGGTGTTTGGGGTGATTTTGATGTAAATATCACCATTGATGCTGCCTATACCCTGGGCGGTACGGGTTATTTGCAGAACCCTGATGAAATAGGACATGGATATGATGACAAGAAAATGTCAAAAAAGAAGAAAAAAGGCAAACTTACCTGGCATTTTAAAGCACCACGCGTACACGATTTTGCCTGGGCCGCAGATCCTGAATTTGTTCATGATATGATAGATGGAGAAAATGGCGTAAAACTTCATTTTTTCTATAAAAACGATCCAAAACTTGCTGAAAACTGGAAAAAATTACAACCTAAAACCGCTGAATTATTGGCTTATTATAACGAGCATGTAGGTCCATATCCTTATGAGCAATATTCTGTCATACAAGGTGGCGATGGCGGTATGGAATATGCGATGTGCACCCTTATCACAGGAGATCGCAAATACGGCAGCCTGGTAGGGGTAACCGCGCACGAGATGGCGCACACGTGGTTTCAGTTTTTACTGGCCAGTAATGAAACTAAAAATGAGTGGATGGATGAAGGATTTACCACCTACATTTCTACAGAAGCGATGAACGTCATCATGGATGAGAAGAATCCCAACCCACAGTCTGGTAATTACGATTCCTACATCAGGTTAGCAAACAGTGGTATTGAACAACCACAATCTACAAATGCAGACCGTTATGCGCGCAATGCAGCGTATGGCGCTTCGGCGTATTCTAAAGGTGCTGTTTTTCTTGCACAACTGGGCTACATTATGGGAAAAGAGAACCTTGATGAAATGATTCATAAATACTTCCATGATTATAAATTCAAACATCCCAACCCAGAGAATGTAATTCGCACCGCAGAAAAAGTTTCGGGCATGCAATTGGATTGGTATTTGACTGACTGGACACAGACTACAAATACGATAGATTATGCGATAAAGGAAGTAAAAGACGCAGGTGAAGGCAAAACCGAAATTACGCTAGAACGCAAGGGACTTATGCCCATGCCCATAGATTTGTATACAGTGGCAAAAGACAGCACGCAGCAGAGTTATTACATCCCTTTGCGGATGATGCGCGCAGAAAAACCAAATCCTTTTTCTAACATAGAGCGTACGGTTGAAGAAGACTGGCCATGGGCGATGCCCACGTATACCTTTACCATAGATACGCCTTTTGCAGACCTCAAGGAAATCATGATTGATGCAGAGCAGCATATGGCAGATGTGGACCGCGATAATAATGGATGGTCGTCCCCAAAATAA
- a CDS encoding DUF2971 domain-containing protein yields the protein MEKFKISESHVMLGLRTAMSNLIISNSFIDKELHNSASLGETIYHYTSLDSFVSILETQTLFSSNINFLNDRKEYEYGVDLIKEVISGFKKDKQNAQILNLLENHLNLIYKSERYITCFSLDGDLLSQWKAYANNGKGVSIGFDTINIEDQCFSQIIGGKLIEYDKERQIKNIKSIISQIILFFETNKPNIDWEGHDYNSVIVHTILDFLREIISSFKHPSFQTEKEFRLEYEINDTWNKHDDEVINFRTTENLIIPYIKLTTQYQDYLQEQRESPDGFPDTFPIKRLPINQIIIGPSLEFKAIKLVLNKLLKKKGYDNIDISSSTIPYRI from the coding sequence ATGGAAAAATTTAAAATATCAGAATCACATGTAATGTTAGGACTAAGAACTGCAATGTCTAATCTTATTATATCTAACTCTTTTATAGATAAAGAACTTCATAATAGTGCAAGCCTAGGAGAAACTATTTATCATTATACTTCATTAGATAGCTTTGTCTCAATTTTAGAAACACAGACATTGTTTTCATCAAATATAAATTTTTTAAATGACAGAAAAGAATACGAATATGGAGTTGACTTAATAAAAGAAGTTATTTCGGGATTTAAAAAAGATAAACAAAATGCACAAATTTTAAACTTATTAGAAAATCATTTAAACCTAATCTATAAATCCGAAAGATATATAACTTGCTTTTCGTTGGATGGTGATTTACTTAGTCAATGGAAGGCTTACGCCAATAACGGAAAAGGTGTTTCAATAGGTTTTGATACAATAAATATTGAGGATCAATGTTTTTCACAAATTATTGGTGGTAAATTAATTGAATATGATAAAGAAAGACAAATAAAGAATATAAAAAGTATTATTAGTCAAATAATACTTTTTTTTGAAACTAATAAACCCAATATTGATTGGGAAGGACACGATTATAACTCAGTAATTGTCCACACAATTTTAGATTTCTTGAGAGAAATTATATCCTCGTTTAAGCATCCAAGTTTTCAAACTGAAAAAGAATTTCGATTAGAATATGAAATAAATGATACATGGAATAAACATGATGATGAAGTTATTAATTTTAGAACAACAGAAAATCTAATAATTCCCTACATAAAATTAACTACACAATATCAAGATTACTTACAAGAACAAAGGGAATCACCAGATGGCTTTCCTGATACGTTTCCAATAAAAAGATTACCTATAAACCAAATTATTATTGGACCATCATTGGAATTCAAAGCTATAAAATTAGTTTTGAATAAATTATTGAAAAAAAAGGGTTACGACAATATCGATATTTCAAGTTCCACAATACCTTATAGAATTTAA
- the rnpA gene encoding ribonuclease P protein component translates to MNEQFPKPEKLKRDKLIEQLFKSGKSAKAFPLVLIYGQAILPEKVPIQAGFSVPKRNHKLAVTRNRLKRITRETYRKNKTLFEVGEQTYTFMFIYVGKEKMNYAQINRSMEKLIAKFNTEVKKEQESSPD, encoded by the coding sequence ATGAACGAGCAATTTCCCAAGCCCGAAAAACTTAAGCGCGATAAATTAATAGAACAGCTCTTTAAAAGCGGGAAAAGTGCAAAGGCGTTTCCACTGGTTTTAATTTATGGCCAGGCCATTCTTCCAGAAAAAGTACCCATACAAGCCGGTTTTTCGGTTCCTAAACGCAATCATAAGTTGGCCGTTACCCGCAATCGCCTCAAGCGTATTACAAGGGAAACCTACCGTAAAAATAAAACGCTTTTTGAAGTAGGGGAGCAGACCTACACATTTATGTTCATTTATGTGGGAAAAGAAAAAATGAACTACGCCCAGATCAACCGCAGTATGGAAAAACTTATCGCCAAGTTTAATACAGAAGTCAAGAAAGAACAGGAATCTTCTCCAGATTAG
- a CDS encoding S41 family peptidase codes for MKKKILVSLSLGVLLFTTVSFKSDFFEIAKQLEIFTTLFKEINMNYVDEVNPAELMDSAIKGMLQDLDPYTNYWTEQEVEDARITNSGQYTGIGAAVLTKDKNITLMEVYKGYPADQAGLKAGDELIAIGGVNLAEFENDAGDLLKGAPGTEIPIVYKRQEKQLETTIKREEIEVKAVPFYSLMPNNVGYIVLSQFNRKASAETEAAIKDLKEKGATSLVLDLRGNPGGLLTEAINVSNLFLPKGKLITTTKSTIKKYNKDYLTTNEPLDAQIPLAVLINGRSASASEIVSGSLQDYDRAVVIGARSFGKGLVQRPKELTYGTQVKITISRYYTPSGRCIQALDYWHRDEEGNAVRRGVADYNEFTTTNGRTVYDGGGILPDVEVPSAKLSAITEALLSDFAIFDFATRYYYNHTFKDLKDFKFTNGDYRDFEAYLKSSGFVYRTETEKALEKAYLISKTDDLQQDISSTFSELSKTIDIAKEKELKEKENEISKLLIDELVKRYFYRDGLYRYQLENNEVIKQAVAVLQDTRQYTEILNP; via the coding sequence ATGAAAAAGAAAATACTTGTTAGCCTAAGTTTGGGAGTGCTCCTTTTTACCACCGTAAGCTTTAAGAGTGACTTTTTTGAAATAGCAAAACAGCTTGAAATTTTCACTACCCTTTTCAAGGAAATCAACATGAATTATGTGGATGAAGTAAATCCCGCAGAACTTATGGATAGTGCCATTAAGGGCATGTTGCAGGATCTTGATCCTTATACCAATTACTGGACAGAGCAGGAAGTGGAAGATGCCCGCATTACCAATAGCGGTCAATACACGGGGATAGGTGCCGCGGTACTTACAAAAGATAAAAATATAACCCTGATGGAGGTTTATAAGGGGTACCCCGCAGACCAGGCAGGCCTCAAAGCTGGTGATGAGCTCATAGCAATAGGTGGGGTCAACCTTGCGGAATTTGAAAATGATGCCGGCGATCTTCTTAAAGGTGCCCCCGGAACAGAAATCCCCATTGTTTATAAAAGACAGGAAAAGCAACTGGAAACCACTATTAAACGAGAAGAAATTGAAGTAAAAGCGGTTCCTTTTTATTCCCTGATGCCAAATAATGTGGGCTATATTGTACTGTCACAGTTCAATAGAAAAGCCTCTGCGGAAACCGAAGCGGCCATAAAGGATTTAAAAGAAAAAGGAGCAACCTCCCTTGTTCTCGATCTTAGGGGAAATCCCGGTGGCCTTCTTACCGAAGCCATAAATGTGAGCAACCTATTTTTACCTAAAGGGAAACTTATTACCACCACAAAATCTACCATAAAAAAATACAATAAGGATTATCTAACCACTAATGAACCGCTGGATGCGCAAATACCCCTTGCCGTATTGATAAATGGTCGCAGCGCTTCTGCCAGTGAGATCGTTTCAGGGTCACTGCAAGATTATGACCGTGCGGTTGTGATAGGGGCGAGAAGTTTTGGCAAAGGACTTGTGCAGCGCCCTAAAGAACTTACTTATGGCACACAGGTCAAAATAACAATTTCCCGCTATTATACACCCAGCGGCCGCTGTATACAGGCACTGGATTACTGGCATCGAGATGAAGAAGGAAATGCGGTACGTAGGGGAGTGGCAGACTATAACGAGTTTACGACGACTAACGGCAGAACCGTATATGATGGAGGCGGAATTTTGCCAGATGTAGAAGTTCCTTCTGCAAAATTAAGTGCCATCACTGAAGCCTTATTGAGCGATTTTGCCATTTTTGATTTTGCTACGCGGTATTATTATAACCATACTTTTAAAGATCTAAAGGATTTTAAGTTTACAAACGGAGATTATAGGGACTTTGAGGCCTATTTAAAGAGTTCTGGATTTGTTTATAGGACCGAAACAGAAAAGGCACTTGAGAAAGCCTATCTTATTTCAAAAACTGACGACTTGCAGCAGGATATTAGCAGTACTTTTAGTGAACTTTCCAAAACAATTGATATCGCCAAGGAAAAAGAACTTAAGGAAAAAGAGAATGAGATATCAAAACTGCTTATTGATGAACTTGTCAAACGTTATTTTTATAGGGACGGTCTTTACAGATATCAATTAGAAAACAATGAAGTCATCAAACAAGCGGTAGCAGTGTTACAAGATACCAGACAGTATACAGAAATTTTGAATCCGTAA
- a CDS encoding GNAT family N-acetyltransferase yields the protein MEKNLTYTIKTYTELNKDELYAILRLRAEVFVVEQDCPYQDVDNKDQKAVHILGYKNESLVAYTRIFKPGGYFENASIGRVVVAKKERQYGYGKELMQQSINEVIKLYGNLIIEISAQEYLRKFYNELGFVQQGEGYLEDNIPHIRMFRIAK from the coding sequence ATGGAAAAAAACCTAACTTATACTATAAAGACCTACACCGAACTTAATAAAGATGAACTTTATGCCATTTTACGTTTAAGGGCAGAAGTTTTTGTTGTTGAGCAAGATTGTCCCTATCAGGATGTAGATAATAAAGATCAAAAAGCCGTTCATATATTAGGCTATAAAAATGAATCACTTGTGGCGTATACCCGCATTTTTAAACCAGGTGGTTATTTCGAGAACGCGAGTATAGGAAGGGTTGTAGTTGCAAAAAAAGAGCGTCAATACGGTTATGGTAAAGAACTTATGCAGCAATCAATAAATGAAGTCATAAAACTTTACGGAAACTTGATTATTGAAATTTCTGCTCAGGAATACTTAAGAAAATTTTATAATGAACTGGGTTTTGTGCAACAGGGAGAAGGATATCTCGAAGATAATATTCCCCATATACGTATGTTTAGGATCGCCAAATAA
- the rpiB gene encoding ribose 5-phosphate isomerase B, with translation MKLAIGNDHAGVAYKNRIVHYLKEQGHDVLNFGSDSDDRVDYPDFVHPVAEAVAGKQVEYGIIICGSGNGASITANKHQQVRSALCWIKEIAQLARAHNDANILSIPARYTSEQQAVELVETFLNTPFEGGRHLDRVSKIACT, from the coding sequence ATGAAACTAGCCATAGGTAATGATCACGCCGGTGTAGCGTATAAAAACCGTATTGTGCATTATTTAAAGGAACAAGGCCATGATGTCCTGAATTTCGGTTCAGACTCTGATGATCGTGTAGACTATCCTGATTTTGTACATCCTGTGGCAGAAGCGGTAGCGGGTAAGCAAGTAGAATATGGAATTATTATCTGCGGAAGCGGAAATGGCGCAAGCATCACCGCTAACAAACATCAACAAGTGCGTTCTGCCCTTTGCTGGATCAAGGAAATTGCCCAACTCGCACGTGCGCACAACGATGCGAATATACTAAGCATACCCGCCAGGTACACATCAGAACAGCAAGCTGTTGAACTGGTGGAAACTTTTTTGAATACGCCCTTTGAAGGTGGGCGACACCTAGATCGTGTATCAAAAATTGCCTGCACTTAA